A window of Sphingobacterium kitahiroshimense genomic DNA:
GACTAGAAAAGCAATTGAAAGAAGCTAAAAAAGCAATTGTAAGTGCTGAAGCCCAAGGCGAACACAATAAAGCCATTGACACAGCTTTGAAGCTTACAAAGATGGGTTTATCAGTAGAACAAATTGCTGAGGCGACAGGTCTTACTACCAACGAGATCGAAAAACTGAAGTAGAACATCGTTATAAAATATACAGAACCGCTTGGATGACCAAGCGGTTTTTTTGTGCCTTTGTGGTAGACGTGTGGGTAGATTTACCGCACTGACCAATGTTTTCTGTATGGTATAGTAGGAGAGTTCCTTAGCACTCTCTATCAGTTTAGTAAGAGATACTTTCTTATCAAATCCAAACAAGAATTCCTTCTGTGCGATATTAATCAATTTTTCGATCCTGTTCTTTTTCCGATAGCTCCAATGAGATAGACAGAGTCAAATCGACGCAGTGGGGCTTCATCTAACATCTCCTTTTGGTTTGTTGCAGTTATTGACCATGCTACTTTGCGGCAGGTCGTCAAACAGTTGTAAAATGGTTTTAATCATATATTTCATTTCACCATGATCTTGGCTGCAGTCACGCACCTGACCAAGAGAATCAAATTCATCAATATATATGATGCGCTCTTCCTGAGCAGCCTTAAGGAATATTTTTACCAAGTTTTACTAGTTTCAGCTAACTAAAAAGATGTGTTAACATCAAGATCGAATACGATCATCATCTTTATGTTTAACTGAAAACAAATTATTGTTTTACCCGATTCTTTTCATCATCGGCACCTTTCGAGTCATATTTTGCAGGACTAGCTATATTCCTTCCAAACCTATAGCTTAGCGTTAAAAGAGCTCTTCGTGAATCACCAATATTTTTATAATTTGCATCTGTCGACTTCAGATTGTTGATGATTCCTTTATTAATGTTTGTATAAAAAAGATCGTTCACATTAAATTTAACCGATGCATTTTGTGATATTTTTTTTGACACCCACATATTAATTCCCCATTTACTACCATAAATAAATTGAGCATTGGTTATTTTTGATTGATAATGTCCATCAAATTGAATAAGCCAATCTCGCCCCGGTTTGAAGCCGATCATTCCCTGTAAATATCCATTTATTCCTTTGTTGTCGAGAATTCCGGTGTAGAAACTACTTTTAGCATGTACATGTGCTACTTCGCTGTAGAACTGCAAGTTCAGCCATGCTCCTGGATTAAAACTGCCATCAAGAGAAAAACTTAGTACTTTCGTACTACCGATATTATCCGGACGGCTATAATATATTTCATCAACAATTTCTATAGTCTCATTAGTTTGATTTTTCGTATTGCTGTATGCAGCTGTACCCGTTATACGTTTCAGATATATATAGCTTAGCTCTACTTTATCCGAATAAGCAGGTTTTAAATTGGGATTTCCCACCAAGTAGGTAAATTTATCCAGCGGAGATATAAAAGGATTCAGGTCTTGGAAGTATGGGCGGTCAATGCGCCTTCCATAATTCAATCTCAGCTGATTGTTTTCTGAACTATCTAGTTTGTACAGCATAAATAACGTTGGGAACAAACCCGTATAATTTCGTTTAAAAGAAGAATCTTGTTTCATTATATTTCCAAATTGATTCCCTTTGGACCATGTGTTTTCGACTCTTAATCCTAACTGAATGCTTAAATTTTTATAATCCTTATTTACGTTCAGATATGCTGCATTTATGTTTTCGCTATATTTGAAGCGATTTGTTTTATCATAATCCGGAACAGATTGACTTTTTAAGGTGAAAAAATAATCCGCGATATTGTCTGTTTCTGTCATACTTGTTTTAAGTCCCGTTGTGATTTTAAGATTTCCGTTCAAGGGCAAAGTAAAGTCCGTTTTTGCAGCATAAATATTTATATCAGACAATAACATACCATTCAACAGCTCATGCGAACGATTGCTTCCATTTTCCAGGTTTCCATCGTTCATAAAAGACTGGTCATTGCTTATTTGATAAGTTATATAATCAAGATCAATCGCTAGATCCGATTTAGATTTTGTAAACAGATGCCTGAAGTTTATATTGACACTTTGATTTCTGTACTTGCTTTTTTCTGTATTACTTGCCAATACAGTAGAATCCAATTTGCCATTTGCGTCACTGATCAGACTTTTACTATTAATATTGCTAGTTGGATATCGTAGATTTTCCCCAATATTAATACCCCAGGTTGTATTTTCAGAAGTGTAGTAGTCTAGGCCAACAATAGCGTTAAATCCATGTCCGGTTTTTCTAATATTTGAATTCTGATTAAAAAATGAGGAAGTCGCTCCATTTTCATCTTTATGCGTCCTATTTATCACTAAATCTGCGAAACCGTTTCGGAGCATGTAACCAAGATTTCCATATACATTCAGTTTCCTATTTCTATAACTTAAGTCAAGAGCATGATTTGTAGTTGTGTACTTATGTTGACCTATGCTGGAACTAAGACCCATATTAAAACCCTTTATGTTCTGTTTTTTTGTTGTGATATTGATGATTCCCGCATTGCCGGCTGCGTCATATTTTGCTGGGGGATTGGTCATTATCTGAATTTGATCCAGTGATGCTGATGGTAGCGATTTTAAGTAACTTTCCAGATCGGCACCTGATAAAAAAGTCGGTCTATCATCAATAAAAATAGCAACACCCGATCTTCCCTTTAATGTAATAGATCCATTTTGATC
This region includes:
- a CDS encoding AAA family ATPase, which gives rise to MVKIFLKAAQEERIIYIDEFDSLGQVRDCSQDHGEMKYMIKTILQLFDDLPQSSMVNNCNKPKGDVR
- a CDS encoding outer membrane beta-barrel protein → LSNIIIEQNPVALKEVLIIKQKSLIEQKIDRTVVNVNGLISNSGTSAFDVLEKVPGVRVDQNGSITLKGRSGVAIFIDDRPTFLSGADLESYLKSLPSASLDQIQIMTNPPAKYDAAGNAGIINITTKKQNIKGFNMGLSSSIGQHKYTTTNHALDLSYRNRKLNVYGNLGYMLRNGFADLVINRTHKDENGATSSFFNQNSNIRKTGHGFNAIVGLDYYTSENTTWGINIGENLRYPTSNINSKSLISDANGKLDSTVLASNTEKSKYRNQSVNINFRHLFTKSKSDLAIDLDYITYQISNDQSFMNDGNLENGSNRSHELLNGMLLSDINIYAAKTDFTLPLNGNLKITTGLKTSMTETDNIADYFFTLKSQSVPDYDKTNRFKYSENINAAYLNVNKDYKNLSIQLGLRVENTWSKGNQFGNIMKQDSSFKRNYTGLFPTLFMLYKLDSSENNQLRLNYGRRIDRPYFQDLNPFISPLDKFTYLVGNPNLKPAYSDKVELSYIYLKRITGTAAYSNTKNQTNETIEIVDEIYYSRPDNIGSTKVLSFSLDGSFNPGAWLNLQFYSEVAHVHAKSSFYTGILDNKGINGYLQGMIGFKPGRDWLIQFDGHYQSKITNAQFIYGSKWGINMWVSKKISQNASVKFNVNDLFYTNINKGIINNLKSTDANYKNIGDSRRALLTLSYRFGRNIASPAKYDSKGADDEKNRVKQ